The Pseudomonadota bacterium genome includes a window with the following:
- a CDS encoding FHA domain-containing protein: MRRSPLATWGTVRPPPPLWQMSMRTTTTWRPPSHDDVRRRPRAPLRHARSRGLTRMAAKTKPSGTAWNLEQFEERENVKITLEILSGPLDGQVFNFNKTVEIGRDDKCDIPIKVDKFISRHHARIMVVEPECFLEDLDSTNGTFIDDERLRKRVILNNGHTFRVGKTWMQIDW; encoded by the coding sequence ATGCGCCGGTCGCCCCTCGCGACCTGGGGCACGGTCAGGCCACCGCCCCCCCTGTGGCAGATGTCGATGCGGACGACGACGACCTGGCGCCCACCATCCCACGACGACGTCCGTCGCCGCCCCCGAGCCCCGCTCCGCCACGCCCGAAGCCGGGGTCTGACGCGTATGGCGGCGAAGACGAAGCCTTCTGGGACGGCCTGGAATCTTGAGCAGTTCGAGGAGAGAGAGAACGTGAAGATCACGCTCGAGATCTTGAGCGGGCCGCTCGACGGTCAGGTGTTCAACTTCAACAAGACGGTGGAGATCGGTCGCGATGACAAGTGCGACATCCCCATCAAGGTCGACAAGTTCATCTCGCGCCACCACGCCCGCATCATGGTGGTGGAGCCAGAGTGCTTCCTCGAAGACCTCGACAGCACAAACGGCACGTTCATCGATGACGAGCGGCTGAGAAAGCGCGTCATTCTCAACAATGGTCACACGTTCCGGGTGGGAAAGACCTGGATGCAGATCGACTGGTAG